In a single window of the Heliomicrobium undosum genome:
- a CDS encoding DHH family phosphoesterase — protein sequence MMQKPPAEGELGQVIAHLSAASRILLIVHKVPDGDCLGSVSAMLSVLLAEGKETAAFCEDPAPVGYRFLPNLSRLYHAETMPPFQPDLIVVLDSADRGRIGEAVRLLDGNAPVVNIDHHIGNSRFGDINWLDPAAPACGEMIYTLCREAGWMITPDVATALYTAVMTDTGSFQYANTTADTLRLAAELRDLGARANEIREEVYERKPLAYLSLLSAALPTLQVSGEGRVAWLRVTGETIAASGAGANDCDGLINYPRAIDGVQVALLFREVSAGEIKVGFRSKGDIDVYAIARRFGGGGHRRASGCTFLGRLEEAEAQIVQAVMEQLGTA from the coding sequence ATGATGCAGAAGCCCCCCGCTGAGGGGGAACTGGGGCAGGTGATCGCTCACCTGTCGGCAGCGTCCCGCATCCTCCTCATCGTCCACAAGGTTCCTGACGGCGATTGCCTGGGTTCGGTCAGCGCCATGCTGTCGGTCCTTCTGGCGGAAGGCAAAGAAACGGCGGCCTTCTGCGAAGACCCCGCACCTGTCGGATATCGCTTTCTGCCCAACCTCTCACGGCTGTATCACGCCGAAACCATGCCTCCCTTTCAGCCGGATTTGATCGTCGTTCTCGACAGCGCCGATCGAGGGCGGATCGGCGAGGCTGTCCGGCTGCTCGACGGAAACGCCCCTGTTGTGAATATCGATCATCATATCGGCAACAGCCGCTTCGGCGATATCAACTGGCTTGACCCCGCCGCGCCGGCTTGCGGAGAGATGATCTACACCTTGTGCCGGGAGGCCGGGTGGATGATTACGCCGGACGTGGCGACAGCCCTTTACACGGCAGTGATGACCGACACGGGCTCCTTCCAGTACGCCAACACCACGGCCGATACGCTGCGGCTGGCGGCAGAACTGCGGGATCTGGGCGCGCGGGCGAACGAGATCCGCGAAGAGGTCTATGAACGCAAACCCCTCGCCTATCTCAGCCTGTTGTCAGCGGCGCTTCCTACCTTGCAGGTGAGCGGAGAGGGCCGTGTCGCCTGGCTCCGCGTCACCGGGGAAACGATAGCAGCCTCCGGCGCCGGGGCGAACGATTGCGACGGCTTGATCAATTATCCCCGCGCCATTGACGGCGTCCAGGTGGCGCTCCTCTTCCGGGAGGTCAGCGCCGGTGAGATCAAGGTCGGTTTTCGTTCCAAGGGAGATATCGATGTCTACGCCATCGCCCGTCGTTTCGGCGGGGGAGGGCACAGGCGCGCTTCGGGGTGCACCTTTTTGGGACGATTGGAAGAAGCGGAAGCGCAGATTGTGCAGGCGGTGATGGAACAGCTTGGAACCGCTTGA
- the rbfA gene encoding 30S ribosome-binding factor RbfA: MAGHRMARMAEEIKRELARLLRDEMKDPRLGFVSITAVEVSGDGRHAKVFFSVMGDESARDNSQAALKQATGFLRTELSKSLRVRYVPELVFLSDPSIERGTRIARLLTEMENHDDAEAPR, translated from the coding sequence ATGGCCGGTCATCGGATGGCCCGCATGGCTGAAGAGATCAAACGTGAACTGGCGAGACTGCTTCGCGATGAGATGAAAGACCCTCGCCTGGGGTTTGTCAGCATTACCGCTGTCGAGGTGTCAGGCGACGGACGGCATGCCAAGGTCTTTTTCAGTGTCATGGGAGACGAAAGCGCCCGTGACAACTCTCAGGCAGCGCTGAAGCAGGCCACCGGTTTCCTGCGCACGGAACTTTCGAAGTCGTTGCGGGTCCGCTATGTGCCGGAACTGGTGTTCCTCTCTGATCCGTCCATCGAGCGGGGAACCCGGATCGCCCGGCTGTTGACCGAGATGGAGAACCATGATGATGCAGAAGCCCCCCGCTGA